A genomic segment from Nicotiana tabacum cultivar K326 chromosome 7, ASM71507v2, whole genome shotgun sequence encodes:
- the LOC107812653 gene encoding scopoletin glucosyltransferase-like, protein MSQLHFFFFPMMAHGHMIPTLDMAKLVALRGVKATIITTPLNESVFSKAIQRNKNLGIEIDIRLIKFQAVEHGLHEECERLDLIPSDDLLLNFFKATVMMQEPLEHLIQECRPNCLVSDIFFPWTIDTAAKFNIPRLAIHGTSFFALCAGESIRLHKPFMNVASDSESFVVPNLPHQIKLTKSQLSPFDRIEEEKNIPLMVKTVRESGLKGYGVIFNSFYELEQDYVEHYTKVLGRKAWAIGPLSLCNRDIEDKAERGKQSSIDKHDCMKWLDSKKSSSIIYICFGSIANFTALQMRELAMGIEASRQEFIWVIRKDKEVQDNEDELPKGFEERMKEKGLIIRGWAPQVLILDHESVGAFVTHCGWNSTLEGISAGVPMVTWPVFVEQFCNEKLVTEVLRTGVGVGSVKWQKTYTEGVKKEEITKAIRRVMVGEEAEGFRSRAKAYKEMARKAVEIGGSSYSNLTTLLEDISIFNSTSDYDLSTTRIRMLVLSLIFKIRLS, encoded by the coding sequence ATGAGTCAgctccatttcttcttctttcccaTGATGGCTCATGGTCACATGATTCCTACGCTTGATATGGCCAAGCTTGTCGCTTTGCGTGGTGTTAAGGCCACCATAATCACCACTCCTCTCAATGAATCTGTTTTCTCAAAAGCAATTCAAAGAAACAAGAATTTAGGAATCGAAATTGACATCCGTTTGATCAAATTCCAAGCTGTTGAACACGGCTTGCATGAAGAATGCGAGCGCCTCGATCTCATACCTTCCGATGACTTGCTCCTAAACTTCTTCAAGGCTACAGTTATGATGCAAGAACCACTAGAGCACCTTATTCAAGAATGTCGTCCCAATTGTCTTGTTTCTGATATATTCTTTCCTTGGACAATTGATACTGCAGCCAAATTTAACATTCCAAGATTGGCTATTCATGGCACAAGCTTCTTTGCCCTTTGTGCTGGGGAGAGCATCAGGCTTCATAAGCCTTTTATGAATGTCGCCTCTGATTCTGAATCTTTTGTTGTACCGAATTTACCTCACCAGATCAAGCTGACTAAATCACAGTTATCACCGTTTGATCGAATTGAGGAAGAGAAAAATATTCCCCTGATGGTAAAAACAGTCAGGGAATCGGGCTTGAAGGGCTATGGAGTTATCTTCAACAGCTTCTACGAGCTTGAACAAGATTATGTTGAACATTATACCAAGGTTCTAGGTAGAAAAGCTTGGGCTATTGGCCCGCTTTCATTGTGCAATAGGGACATTGAAGATAAAGCTGAAAGGGGGAAGCAATCCTCTATCGATAAACACGACTGCATGAAATGGCTTGATTCAAAAAAATCAAGTTCCATTATTTACATTTGCTTTGGGAGCATAGCAAATTTCACCGCATTACAAATGCGAGAACTAGCTATGGGAATTGAAGCTTCTAGACAAGAATTTATTTGGGTTATTAGAAAAGACAAAGAGGTACAAGACAACGAAGATGAGTTGCCTAAAGGATTCgaagaaagaatgaaagaaaaaggaTTAATAATAAGAGGATGGGCACCCCAAGTACTAATTCTTGATCACGAATCTGTGGGAGCTTTTGTTACACATTGTGGATGGAATTCTACGTTGGAAGGAATATCAGCAGGGGTGCCAATGGTGACATGGCCTGTATTTGTGGAACAATTCTGTAATGAAAAGTTGGTAACTGAAGTCTTGAGAACTGGGGTTGGCGTTGGTTCTGTGAAATGGCAAAAAACATATACCGAGGgagtgaaaaaagaagaaataacaaaGGCAATAAGGAGGGTAATGGTGGGTGAAGAAGCAGAAGGATTCAGAAGCAGAGCTAAAGCGTACAAGGAAATGGCAAGGAAAGCTGTTGAAATAGGAGGATCATCTTACTCTAATTTGACTACTTTGCTGGAAGATATAAGTATATTTAATTCCACTAGTGATTACGATTTATCCACTACTAGAATAAGGATGTTAGTACTTAGTCTGATTTTTAAAATCAGACTGAGTTAG